ACTTGAAGACTGTAGCCTCTCAGTTTCGGAAACTTCGTAGCAAGGAGCTCCGACACAATTTCAGGCAAGGATTTAAACCATGCTTATGCACTTTTTGGATAACTATTTCATGGCTGTTTAAACAAAGCAAGGCTACACTAACATGGAGGAAAGgctaaaaattatgtttaatacAAAGACAGAAATAATCGTTGTTAGAATCCTGATTAGCTTTCCCATTTGcatgaatgattaaaaatataatacaaataaataaatctatgtATTCTCATCAgcttaaatttttgagataaatgataatttcatatgatattagaataaaaatcttAAGTTCGAACTCTGATTATAAACTCTATTCATTGAAGAGAGTTGAGAAAGTgttaaagaatataatacaaataaataaatctatataATCCCATCAGTTTAAGCATTTGGAACAATTAATGGTGATTTCGACAATCCCTTCATTATCTAACTCTGCAATATGACTTTCAGGTTCTTCTCACAACAATGGAAGACATGGGCGGCATGTTTTATCCAATCAGCTTGGCGCCGGCACTGTAAGAGAAAGCTTGAGAAGGAATTGCGCGAGTCAGAAAACAGACTGCAAGATGCTTTGGCAAATGAAGCTGGCACCTCGGCTAGTCTTGGTGCAACTATTTACGCATCAAGGTTCGCTGCCAATGTACTTCGAACCTTGAAACGGAAAAGGGCTGCAGCACGCACCACCAGAGCACCACAAAGAGTGCTACAGTTAATGCCACAGAAACCTACTGATCCCGATTTCACTGCTTAACGTACGTCATTAaaagtagtatatatatatgctgtttCAAGTTGATTATAACGCAGTATTTGTTTTTACATAAAGGTTTTTGAATCCATAGTTTTGTGTATagcatgttttaattataagcGAACTTCCAACTTAATATTAATCTAGGTCACTGTGTTCTGCTGTGTCATTGAACATCTACATAAACGCAGTTTTCTTCGTCTccataacaatatatatatttgatagagagagagagagagagagagaaagagagagagagagagagagagcaacagGTATTAATGCTTCACGTGTAACTCACATTTCTGTAGAAACTGCAGCTGCCAAATGTGGGACGTTGCAAGCATAGCAcactcctttaaaaaaatagataaagagAGAGTGCGAAATTTGCTTACTTAAAATtatgtatagcattactcaattttcttttaagactGTAATAGAAggcaagtatatatatatatacacacacgtagcTTTCGACCGCAGCTTGTGATATGTATCTCTCAAACTTTATCCGCCCCGACCCAAAGAACTTCTCAAGATCGAGCATGCCATGCAGAAGACATTTTCATGCCCCCATGGGCCTCTTATTATGTTGAACAAGTTATTCTTCGGCTGGACACCAATACTTAATCATTGAAACTTCCCTTGATATGCAAATGATCAGTTCTATATTTTTCAACCATTTAACATCATTTGGCGACTCCTCATATGGTCcatgttgctttttttttttttcatgtgtttttatgtcatttaaattgaataaatttgtGGTAAGGATTTTGCTCAGTCATTAAGGTTATGTTCCtttggcttccccaacaaagtTGTACAGTAGATCGATTATGGATGGCAAGCAGTCCGTCCTCATTGCTTTGATTTAGGGATTTGCCCTCCTTGCCCAATATTGTACACCAATCCTTCTCTCGGAATGAACATAAAGAAACTAACgatagttctttatttttttgaattgttcTGCGGTTGCTCAAGACCTTTGGTCTCTTGTTTATGACCTTTATCTGttgagttagtctacatacagtcTCCAAATGGAGACTACATGCTCATACAAGTCcatacagttatgtttaaaaaaattttaaaattacaataatatcctttttaaaatgatattttttttcttttaccctcATTCATCAATAGGACTGCACACACtcaagattgtaaatataatttctcttttggtGATAAGTGAGAATAATCATAAAGAAAGTTTTCAGTTTCGTGAATTAAGGTCTCTCTTTATCAAAATATGTATATGGCATTAGTACTGAGATACAGACTCATGTGTTGCCATTATGGTGAGATTCGATCCTTTTGAATCATGTTTGAGTACTGATATTTggcttttcattttgttttggcATGCCATTACCTTCTGGGCTTTAAGATTTGTAGTACTTGAAGACATTATAATGATTgacttgatcatatatatatatatagccctaATAGCAGAGTTGGTAAATATCTTTAATCAGAAAaagtaatttgagaaattacCAAGACCAATGTAAACGAAAATTCCAACAGATAGAAGAGAtcaattgaaaaagattatttttcataaataactgATCATGGTAtacattattattttcttcattcctGGCTTAATAGATATTATCACTTGCATGGATTCATGCATGATCAGATTGATCATGAAGTCTTGGTAGGAAGCAGGATCTTGaaatatagctatatatatatgtgtgtgtgtgtgtgtgtgtgtatctcCTAGTGGATTTAATTATGATCACCCTTCATGATAGAAAGATACCCTGCACGAAAGTTGAAGCAAAAAAATCAGTACCTTCTGTGcatgcacagagagagagagagagagagagagagagagagagagagagcgagagagagagtattaCTTAGAGCAGTCTGTGCGACTGCTAATTGGAGGGAGGTCGATTTTGAGGCCACAATCCTTGACAAGTTGAGTAATGCGAGAAGGGTCTATTTTGCCGGCCGATGATCCTGCTGCCTTAATGCACTCACATATAGTTTGTCGATCTTGTTTGGATTTGGCGGCGGTAACCAACTCCTTAGCACCTCCACAACACTGCGTGGATGGCTTGTTCTCCTTTCCTTGTACGAAAGGCAGGCAGGGTGTAAGCTTGGTGATAACGTCGGAGCATGAAGTTGCATTATCATTTTCACTCATCCCTCCATAACTAGAACATGTATTCGAGGCAGCTGCATATGCTATCccagaaagtaaaaaaacaatGGCTAAAACAGTGCCAACCCGAGTCATGGCTGCTGCAGTAGTAGTTGACATGATTTGGAAACTGATTTTTGTGTTATGAAAAGCTTCAAATTCCTAGCTAGGCGATGATATGCTTTGCTAGTTGTGAATGCTGAACAACATGCTATAGGGACGAATATATAGATATTGATGCTGGTGGGATGGTTTCAAACTCTTTTCTCATTGGTTTAATTTCATGCATGCAAGTGTCATGATTTTCAGTTGAATGCAATATGTTAGACGTTCCTGCATGCGCGCTTAATTCCGTGCCTTACCAAAATAAGGAACTTGTTGCTTTAATTTATAGATCACCTCTTGCTTggcaaggaaaagaaaaagatcaattgatcatacacacacacacagagatcaTGACCCAATACTGTTGCCTCAAGATCAACTCACATTCAATTAAGTAATCTtgcaacttttccaaactcccgcacaaaatataataaatagttcaattttttcaaattttaaaataaaaataatattaaaaaataatatttttacaatattttattcaaacgAGGTCTtagtttgtttaaaaaaaaaatacatctcatcttatctgaactgtgtaaccaaacgaggtcttagattgtttaaaaaaaaaagtaatcttaGTTGATTATTAATATGCCTCGTCCGGTGAAATTTGTAATCTTGGTTgatcatttttacaaaatagAAGTATATAGTTGTCCATGTATGCAAGCTAAGGATAAAGTTTGCTTTAAGACTTCAATGGTCTTAATTAGTAAAAACAATATGAGTGATAACAATGTCATATATATTCAGAATCCATTTCAAATagaactattatatatatataacttattcaTAATCCGAAGATGAATAAGAAGTAACATCATAAAGAACTAACTCCTAGTGTGATTaatgaaaaagaatatgatCTCTTAGACTTCAAAATGTTAACTCCAttttgcctatatatatatatataaacaacttTGGCAGGCTTcaagatgttttgatttttattttgagatcaTCAAAATCTGAAGATGAAAGAGGCATATTTGAATGGGTTAATTTGAAATAGGGGCATACTAATCTGCATATAAATTTgtggaaaatgctagtatgccGCCTGAGTTTACTCCCTCATTTTGGccgctcatgtatttaatttttatttttatttatttttacttaatgattaagaaattagcttttagtgtattgatatatttttttattttttaaaaatatttaaatatgttagaacaatatgaaaagaaaaagaagaaaaaaataaaaatgcaaatttgTGCTAGGCGGCATGCCTAGCGGTCATTGCTGGGCGGCAAACTAGCACGACTCTaaatttattagattaaaaGTTGTAGGTTGACCTGTCAGCCTAGCTTCAACTACTTTACACAATATCCCGACTAAAGATCTAACACATATGCACCAGTCACAAgattagaaattatttgaaTGCTACTTGCATATTCTTGTTATAAAgatttccaactttttcaaatagatGCTAAATGGTTTTATAAATGAGGAGGTATATGTTGAGCAACTTCAAggttttgaaaatcatatttctcCGAATCATATTTTCAAGCTCACAAAAGCACTATATAGACTCAAATAAGCTTCTAGAGCTTGACTTGAGAGACTCATTGGTTTcttgattgaaaaatatttttcaagaggAAAAATACACAGGTGTTTACACTAAACATGAAAAGGAAGATATTCTTTTAATTCAGATTTATgtaaatgatataatatatggtGCTACTAACGAAAATATGTGcaaaatttttactaaaagtaTGCAggaagaatttgaaatgagcatGATGGGAGAACTTAGACTCTTTTTTTGGATTGCAAATCAATCAAGCAAAAAGTGGAACATTCATTAAtcaatcaaaatatatcataagaattactcaaaaaattTAGGATGCAAGGTGCGAAGGTATATCAAGGTATGATTGATAATCTATTATATTTGATAGTCAGAAGACCGGATATTATGTTCAGTGTATGCTTATGAGCACATTTTCAATCATCTCCAAAAGAATCTCATTTGACTACAGTTAAGCGCATTCTTAGATATATTGTTGGTACAATTGACCTAGGGTTATGATATTCTAAGCACACTTCTTTCAATCTAATCAGCTACTCAGATGAAGATTATGCTGGTTGCAAAGTTGATTGAAAAAGCATTACTAAAACATGTCATTTCTTAGGAAATGTACTTGTTTCATGGTTTAGTAGAAAGTAAAATTATGTTACATTATCTACTGCCGAGGCAAAATATGTTGTTAGGGGTAGTTGTTATGCTCAAGTTCTATACATGAAGCAAcaacttaaagattttaaacTTATGTATAAACACATTCCAATCAAATATGATAATGCTAGTGCTATAAATCTTTCAAAGAATCCAATACAACATTCTAGAACTAAGcatattgaaattatatatcattttctacGAGATCATGTGTAGAAGGGTGACATTGTACTAGAGTTCAGAAGCACACACGAAATAAGAATGATTATGCAGAATTGtgatattttcacaaaatctcTACCAGAAGATAGATTATGCATGATTAGAAGAGAAATAAGAATGATGCATAATATGGATATCAGTTAACCTTTTATTTCAAATGACTTACAAAGACTTGAGGCTCTTAGCCTCAAATTTTAAGCGctattattctttatatatcAGTATGCTATCCTTATCTAAATGATTATGCAATTTAAATGAAGAGTCAAGCAAGGATTTTAAATCCTTATTCTCCAGTTTTAAGTTCactatttttttgttagacAAGTGAACAAGTCATTgaagtatataaatattctcGTTAAGCTTTTCAACCTCATGAGCTATGGACTGCAACCGCTGAGAAAATGCAATAATGGATGATTAGTATCGAGCACCAAGACTCACTAGTTCATAAATGACGTCATTATCTGACTTATTAGTCAGTTCTCTTTCATGCAGCATAATGGCACCTATAGTAGATGCTGAGATAACTAGTGGCTGAGGTGTAGAATATCTTATATATGGATCAAGATGATTGTTGGAAGAAGATTATTGAGCCATTGCAAAAGGATATGGATTTCAGAGTGAGAATGCAGATGGATTACAGATATATGAAAAAGATTAGATGTGAATTAGATGAATTGAAGAGTGCCTTTATAGAGATAGacatgagaaaaagaaaaaatatcatatctctTCATACCATACTTAGTCAACATTACAAGATATGAAGGACTCATATcgtcaaaagttattttactaGGCCAGTGAGACTAAGCTGCGTTTGGGTAGCCAACatacctcaacactttccaagtattcacGTACTATTGGAAATACTTCatatgccaaacaacttaaaatactcttaatgagacccacaaacacacttcaatctttactcataactatttacaaacattctataatatttattactattatatataaataaaaataaaatcactataatatttatcactattaaatataaataaaaaataaaatcactatat
This window of the Juglans regia cultivar Chandler chromosome 12, Walnut 2.0, whole genome shotgun sequence genome carries:
- the LOC108985912 gene encoding non-specific lipid-transfer protein A-like, yielding MSTTTAAAMTRVGTVLAIVFLLSGIAYAAASNTCSSYGGMSENDNATSCSDVITKLTPCLPFVQGKENKPSTQCCGGAKELVTAAKSKQDRQTICECIKAAGSSAGKIDPSRITQLVKDCGLKIDLPPISSRTDCSKVSFYHEG